From a region of the Methanobacterium sp. genome:
- a CDS encoding tryptophan--tRNA ligase, producing MIDPWSSAIIDYEKLTEQFGIKPFEDFKKDIENPHILMKRGVIFGQRDYGRIVKAMREKKEFAVVSGMMPSGKMHIGHKMIVDQLNWYQKNGADIYIPIADMEAYSARGVDFEDSKELAIFEYITNYIALGLDFEKDNIDVYLQSENQIVVDLAYILSKRVNFNEMKAIYGFSGSANFAHMYAPLIQVADILHPQIKECGGPKPVVVPVGPDQDPHIRLTRDVAERFKSKYGFITPSSTYHRFITGLTGDKMSSSKPKTAIFLSDSPQTAQKKVKSAKTGGRESLDEQRELGGIPEDCTVYELLLYHLTGSDDELKEVYHNCKNGNIMCGECKNNASSMMKNFFEDFNQKREKAKKKAQKILDRESKC from the coding sequence GTGATAGATCCATGGAGTTCAGCCATAATCGATTATGAAAAACTAACCGAGCAATTTGGAATCAAACCATTTGAAGATTTCAAAAAAGACATAGAAAACCCTCATATTTTAATGAAAAGAGGCGTTATATTTGGTCAAAGAGATTATGGGCGAATAGTAAAGGCAATGAGAGAAAAAAAAGAATTTGCAGTTGTAAGTGGCATGATGCCTAGTGGTAAGATGCATATTGGCCACAAAATGATTGTAGACCAGCTGAACTGGTATCAAAAGAATGGGGCAGATATTTATATTCCAATAGCAGACATGGAAGCTTATTCTGCAAGGGGCGTTGATTTTGAAGATTCAAAGGAACTTGCAATCTTTGAATACATCACAAATTACATAGCACTGGGTCTGGACTTTGAAAAAGATAATATTGATGTATATTTACAGTCTGAAAATCAAATCGTTGTAGACCTTGCCTATATATTGTCAAAAAGGGTTAATTTCAATGAAATGAAGGCAATATATGGTTTCTCAGGGAGCGCAAACTTTGCACATATGTATGCTCCATTAATTCAGGTGGCAGATATTCTTCATCCTCAAATTAAAGAATGTGGCGGTCCAAAGCCAGTTGTGGTTCCAGTAGGGCCAGATCAAGACCCCCATATAAGACTAACCAGGGATGTTGCAGAACGATTTAAAAGCAAATATGGATTTATAACACCGTCTTCAACTTACCACAGGTTTATCACTGGACTTACAGGAGATAAAATGTCAAGTAGTAAACCTAAAACTGCCATATTTTTAAGTGATTCTCCTCAAACGGCTCAAAAAAAGGTTAAATCTGCTAAAACTGGTGGAAGAGAAAGTTTAGATGAGCAGCGTGAATTAGGAGGTATTCCGGAGGATTGCACAGTTTATGAACTGCTTTTATATCACTTAACTGGATCAGATGATGAACTTAAAGAAGTATATCATAACTGCAAAAACGGAAATATTATGTGTGGGGAATGCAAAAATAATGCATCAAGCATGATGAAAAACTTCTTTGAAGATTTTAACCAAAAAAGAGAAAAAGCAAAGAAAAAAGCTCAAAAAATTTTAGATAGGGAATCCAAATGTTAG
- the hxlB gene encoding 6-phospho-3-hexuloisomerase — MKYIKKTAKEITKHALAVIDKIDEKEVSNMIDTIVDSDCVFIVGTGRSELVGKMFAMRLMHLGFTVYVVGDVTTPAIKEKDCLIAISGSGETKTVTLAAETAKEVNANVVGITGNPESRLRKSLDVTINIKSKTKVPWKYYTSNVLKGDYDDLTPMGTLFEDSTHLFLDGLIAEFMAHLGKKEIDLKRRHAIIEK, encoded by the coding sequence ATGAAATATATAAAAAAAACAGCTAAAGAAATAACAAAACATGCTCTTGCAGTTATTGATAAAATTGATGAAAAAGAAGTCTCTAATATGATAGATACAATTGTAGATTCTGATTGTGTCTTTATTGTAGGTACTGGAAGGTCTGAACTTGTTGGAAAAATGTTTGCAATGAGACTCATGCACCTGGGATTTACAGTTTATGTGGTGGGGGATGTTACAACCCCTGCAATTAAAGAAAAAGACTGTTTAATTGCAATATCTGGCTCTGGAGAAACTAAAACAGTTACACTTGCAGCAGAAACAGCAAAAGAAGTTAATGCCAATGTTGTGGGAATAACTGGAAATCCTGAATCCAGATTAAGGAAAAGTTTGGATGTAACCATAAATATAAAAAGTAAAACAAAAGTACCATGGAAATATTATACATCCAATGTTTTAAAGGGCGATTATGATGATTTGACTCCTATGGGAACTCTTTTTGAAGACAGTACTCATTTATTCCTTGATGGCCTTATAGCAGAGTTTATGGCTCATCTCGGTAAAAAGGAAATTGATCTAAAGAGGAGACATGCCATAATAGAAAAATAA
- a CDS encoding glutamate decarboxylase, with protein sequence MLSGKKNLDKMKKSEKDETITTTTTYGSRYFTKSIPKFELPEEGMPARAAYQLIHDELNLDGNPSLNLASFVTTWMEPEADMLIAESMDKNFVDNDEYPQTQKIQTRIVNMLARLFNSPKNCHSIGTGTIGSSEAIMLALLAHKWTWKKRRKEESKPYNKPNIVMGADVHTVWEKFALYFDVELKLIPLKDDNYTISAENVAAEVDENTIAVGAVVGTTFTGQMDPVGEINDLLIEIKESKGWDIPIHVDGASGGFIMPFMYPDLEWDFRLEQVRSINVSGHKYGLVYPGIGWLIFKDKKDLPEELIFNINYLGGSMPNYSLNFSKGSSTIIAQYYNFIRLGFDGYKDIMQNMSVNAHYLAYKLKESGKFELINKDVEFPLVAVTLKNSEFSAFQLSEKLREKGWIIPAYTLPANAQDVTVLRMVIKESFSRDMVDLLFEDIMGACKKLEKVYVEEPMKEKDHSLLY encoded by the coding sequence ATGCTGTCTGGAAAAAAGAATTTGGATAAAATGAAGAAATCTGAAAAGGATGAAACTATTACTACTACCACTACTTATGGAAGTAGATATTTCACTAAAAGCATTCCTAAATTTGAACTACCAGAAGAAGGAATGCCTGCAAGGGCTGCATACCAACTAATTCATGATGAACTAAATTTGGATGGTAATCCGTCGTTGAATTTAGCTAGTTTTGTTACAACATGGATGGAACCTGAAGCAGACATGCTTATCGCTGAAAGTATGGATAAAAACTTTGTGGATAATGATGAATATCCTCAAACACAGAAAATACAAACAAGAATAGTTAATATGCTTGCTAGATTGTTTAATTCTCCTAAAAACTGCCATTCTATTGGAACTGGAACTATTGGATCTTCAGAAGCCATTATGTTGGCTCTTTTAGCTCATAAATGGACATGGAAAAAGCGTAGAAAAGAGGAGAGTAAACCTTACAACAAACCCAACATTGTTATGGGGGCAGATGTCCATACAGTTTGGGAGAAGTTTGCCCTTTACTTTGATGTGGAATTGAAGCTTATACCTCTAAAGGATGATAATTATACGATATCAGCAGAGAATGTTGCAGCAGAAGTGGATGAAAACACAATTGCTGTAGGTGCAGTTGTAGGAACCACATTTACGGGACAAATGGATCCTGTAGGAGAAATTAATGATTTATTGATTGAAATTAAGGAAAGTAAAGGATGGGATATTCCTATTCATGTTGATGGTGCAAGTGGAGGGTTTATAATGCCTTTTATGTATCCTGATTTAGAATGGGATTTCAGGCTGGAACAGGTGAGATCAATCAATGTTTCTGGTCATAAATATGGGCTTGTATATCCTGGAATTGGCTGGTTAATCTTTAAAGATAAAAAAGACTTGCCTGAAGAACTTATATTCAACATAAACTATTTGGGAGGATCAATGCCCAATTATTCTTTGAACTTCTCTAAAGGTAGCAGCACAATCATAGCACAATATTACAACTTTATAAGGCTTGGATTTGATGGTTACAAGGATATTATGCAAAATATGTCTGTAAACGCACATTATCTTGCATATAAATTAAAAGAATCAGGAAAATTTGAGTTGATAAATAAAGATGTTGAATTTCCGTTGGTAGCTGTAACATTAAAAAACTCTGAATTTAGTGCGTTCCAACTTTCAGAAAAACTCCGAGAGAAAGGATGGATAATACCAGCATATACACTTCCTGCTAATGCACAGGATGTTACGGTCTTGCGTATGGTTATTAAAGAAAGTTTCAGCAGAGATATGGTGGATTTGCTCTTTGAAGACATAATGGGAGCATGTAAAAAGCTGGAAAAAGTATATGTAGAAGAACCAATGAAAGAAAAAGATCATTCCTTACTTTATTGA
- the endA gene encoding tRNA-intron lyase has product MNSELSGKLIIIKDKKATKLYEKSHYGNMAPEGLQLSLIEAVHLAEKGKLNILKKGKTISLDEMFQMLRREELETKYLVFSDLRNRGYIVKTGFKYGSEFRLYERGKSPGNGHSDYLVKVVSEDYEIKASDFSSYVRVAHGVNKKLLFAVVDEENDITYYNIEWTRP; this is encoded by the coding sequence ATGAATTCAGAGCTATCTGGAAAGTTAATAATTATCAAAGATAAAAAAGCAACCAAGCTGTATGAAAAAAGTCATTATGGAAACATGGCCCCTGAAGGGCTTCAGCTATCACTTATTGAAGCTGTTCATCTGGCTGAAAAAGGAAAATTAAACATTTTAAAAAAGGGAAAAACAATTTCATTAGATGAAATGTTTCAAATGCTCCGCAGGGAGGAATTAGAAACAAAATATCTTGTTTTCAGCGACCTTAGAAACAGAGGATATATAGTAAAAACAGGATTTAAATATGGCTCAGAATTCAGGCTTTATGAGAGAGGAAAATCACCAGGAAATGGTCACTCAGATTATCTGGTAAAAGTAGTATCAGAGGATTATGAGATTAAGGCATCTGATTTTTCAAGTTATGTGCGAGTAGCACACGGAGTTAACAAAAAGCTCCTTTTTGCAGTTGTTGATGAAGAAAATGACATTACTTATTATAATATAGAATGGACACGTCCATAA
- a CDS encoding DUF308 domain-containing protein, giving the protein MADERNVFVGILAVILGLIVITFPLISVSTLNVLTGIGLIFVGIWLIVQCITIWEKNPAAGISDFILAIFAILFGIVFVGDIKLFEFFTFLALYIVGFFIFLVGLVTIFSGKGIKGKAVGIIGIIFGVIYIIIGTYMGNPFFLAAIIGAFLIIAGIMELLDMFGENKE; this is encoded by the coding sequence ATGGCGGATGAAAGAAATGTTTTTGTGGGTATTCTGGCAGTTATATTGGGATTGATTGTTATAACATTCCCTTTAATCAGTGTTTCAACATTAAATGTCCTTACAGGAATTGGTTTAATATTTGTAGGAATCTGGCTAATTGTTCAATGCATTACTATCTGGGAGAAGAATCCAGCTGCAGGAATATCTGACTTTATACTGGCTATTTTTGCTATACTGTTTGGAATAGTGTTTGTTGGGGATATAAAGCTATTTGAATTCTTCACATTCTTAGCACTTTATATTGTAGGATTCTTTATATTTTTAGTAGGATTAGTAACTATATTTTCAGGTAAAGGAATTAAAGGAAAAGCTGTTGGTATTATAGGAATCATATTCGGTGTTATATACATAATAATCGGTACTTACATGGGAAATCCTTTCTTTTTAGCTGCAATAATTGGTGCTTTCTTGATAATTGCAGGAATAATGGAACTTTTGGATATGTTCGGGGAAAATAAAGAATAA
- the npdG gene encoding NADPH-dependent F420 reductase, whose protein sequence is MKIAIIGGTGDQGIGLALRFVKAGEKVIIGSRDIKKAENTVNMIKNMLDGDEVNNVTSGTNEDAAKECEIAVLTVPLQAQMATLRSIKEMLENKILIDATVPLDGCLGGKPTRYIDVWQGSAAERSSEFLKDKNVKVVSAFNNISAASLINDDCEVQCDCLISGDDLDSKKEAMILAEKIPGVRAIDCGPLESARIVEKITPLLINLNIKNKIKLAGLRITELD, encoded by the coding sequence ATGAAAATCGCAATAATTGGTGGAACAGGAGATCAAGGAATAGGATTAGCACTGCGGTTTGTAAAAGCCGGCGAAAAGGTTATAATTGGTTCAAGAGACATTAAAAAAGCTGAAAACACTGTTAACATGATCAAAAATATGTTAGATGGTGATGAAGTCAACAATGTTACTAGTGGAACAAACGAAGATGCAGCAAAAGAATGCGAAATAGCCGTATTAACAGTGCCTCTTCAAGCTCAAATGGCAACCCTTAGAAGTATAAAGGAGATGTTAGAAAATAAAATACTTATTGATGCAACAGTTCCTTTAGACGGATGCCTTGGGGGAAAACCAACCAGATACATTGATGTTTGGCAGGGTTCTGCTGCAGAAAGATCTTCAGAGTTCCTTAAGGACAAAAATGTAAAAGTAGTATCTGCATTCAATAATATAAGTGCTGCAAGCTTGATTAACGATGATTGCGAGGTTCAATGTGATTGCTTAATTTCAGGGGATGACTTAGACTCTAAAAAAGAAGCAATGATACTTGCAGAGAAAATTCCAGGAGTAAGGGCTATAGACTGCGGCCCTCTTGAAAGTGCAAGGATTGTAGAAAAGATTACTCCTCTTCTTATAAATCTTAATATTAAAAATAAAATAAAATTAGCAGGTTTAAGAATAACAGAATTAGATTAA